The following coding sequences are from one Amphiprion ocellaris isolate individual 3 ecotype Okinawa chromosome 19, ASM2253959v1, whole genome shotgun sequence window:
- the polr3k gene encoding DNA-directed RNA polymerase III subunit RPC10, which yields MLLFCPTCGNVLIVEEGQKCMRFACNTCPYVHNITRKVNNRKYPKLKEVDDVLGGAAAWENVDSTAEKCPKCEHPRAYFMQIQTRSADEPMTTFYKCCNGQCGHRWRD from the exons ATGCTTCTTTTTTGTCCGACCTGTGGGAATGTTTTAATTGTCGAGGAAGGACAGAAGTGCATGAGATTCGCGTGTAACACTTGTCCCTACGTGCACAACATCACAAGAAAG GTAAATAACAGGAAGTATCCCAAACTAAAAGAGGTGGATGATGTCCTCGGTGGAGCTGCAGCGTGGGAAAACGTGGACTCAACTGCTG AAAAGTGTCCCAAGTGTGAGCATCCTCGGGCGTATTTCATGCAGATTCAGACCAGATCAGCAGACGAACCAATGACAACTTTCTACAAATGCTGCAATGGCCAATGTGGACATCGATGGAGAGATTGA
- the snrnp25 gene encoding U11/U12 small nuclear ribonucleoprotein 25 kDa protein has product MEEQQSQNSALDGGQSVKEEEVEKENLADMAAPDDEEEDEEALPHSEILDIFEEGLAQLVQDPLLCDLPIQVTLEEVNSQIALEYGQAMTVRVLKADGEIMPIVVVQNATVLDLKKAIRRFMELKQQREGGVKHVSWRYVWRTFHLVFQGEKLEDDRMRLRDYGIRNRDEVTFMKRLRKK; this is encoded by the exons atggaggagcagcagagtcaGAACTCTGCTTTGGATGGAGGACAGTccgtgaaggaggaggaggtggaaaagGAGAACCTGGCAGACATGGCAGCTCCAGATGAcgaagaggaagatgaggaagcTCTTCCTCATTCAGAGATCCTGGATATTTTCGAGGAAGGACTTGCTCAACTTGTACAGGACCCTTTACTCTGCGATCTGCCGATTCAG GTGACTTTGGAGGAGGTGAATTCTCAGATTGCTTTGGAGTATGGCCAGGCAATGACCGTGAGGGTTTTAAAGGCAGATGGTGAAATAATGC CCATAGTGGTGGTGCAAAATGCTACTGTCCTTGATTTGAAGAAAGCCATTCGCAGATTCATGGAGCTGAAACAGCAACGAGAAGGAGGAGTGAAACATGTTAGCTG gagATATGTTTGGAGAACCTTTCATTTAGTATTTCAGGGCGAGAAGCTTGAAGATGACAGGATGAGGCTTAGAGA CTATGGGATCAGGAACAGAGATGAGGTGACATTCATGAAGAGACTCAGGAAAAAGTGA